From a single Streptomyces rubradiris genomic region:
- a CDS encoding DUF397 domain-containing protein, whose amino-acid sequence MSTPELRWFKSSYSDSSNGHDCVEAALSWSKSSYSSSSNGHDCLEVAPTPSTIHIRDSKNTEGPCLTVAPAAWADFVAYASRG is encoded by the coding sequence ATGAGCACCCCGGAACTCCGCTGGTTCAAGAGCAGCTACAGCGACAGCAGCAATGGACACGACTGCGTCGAGGCGGCCCTCTCCTGGTCCAAGAGCAGCTACAGCAGCAGTAGCAATGGCCATGACTGCCTCGAAGTCGCCCCCACCCCCTCCACCATCCACATCCGCGACTCCAAGAACACCGAGGGCCCGTGCCTCACCGTCGCCCCGGCCGCCTGGGCCGACTTCGTGGCCTACGCTTCGCGCGGCTGA
- a CDS encoding helix-turn-helix domain-containing protein, with the protein MDIEDPSAPARTQSRVTANNHPNRGPHTGGLVHDHTRHTTRFTVIGNHLVQHAELSLLAIGLACHIQSLPPGARVDIKTLAARFPEGAIRIAAALRELETYGYLRRERTRVPGGRIVTRTISCNQPGRRAEDPPAPRRRQQPRRTALPAVPKPAYPSPELLRLATDVLAGLRRRDPRLLLSATEAEHLAPGVAAWLERDVPPTAVREALTSNLPPDPLTRPAALLAHRLTTGLPPLPPYRTPEPPPPVRHPLQTCETCDRAFRSPDPGHCRDCRTGVLEAA; encoded by the coding sequence ATGGATATCGAAGACCCTAGCGCGCCCGCGCGCACCCAGTCCCGCGTTACCGCAAACAACCACCCGAACCGGGGCCCTCACACCGGCGGACTCGTCCACGACCACACCCGCCACACCACCCGCTTCACGGTGATCGGCAACCACCTCGTCCAGCACGCGGAGTTGTCACTCCTCGCGATCGGCCTGGCGTGCCACATCCAGTCGCTGCCACCGGGTGCCCGCGTCGACATCAAGACCCTGGCCGCGCGGTTCCCCGAGGGCGCGATCCGCATCGCGGCGGCCCTGCGGGAGCTGGAGACCTATGGCTACCTGCGCCGCGAACGCACCCGCGTCCCCGGCGGCCGGATCGTCACCCGCACGATCTCCTGCAACCAGCCCGGCCGCCGCGCCGAGGACCCACCCGCACCCCGGCGTCGGCAACAACCCCGCCGTACAGCCCTCCCGGCCGTACCGAAACCCGCGTACCCCTCCCCGGAGCTACTCCGCCTGGCCACGGACGTCCTGGCGGGCCTGCGCCGCAGGGACCCCCGCCTGCTCCTGTCCGCCACGGAGGCCGAACACCTGGCCCCAGGGGTAGCGGCCTGGCTGGAACGCGACGTGCCCCCCACGGCCGTACGCGAGGCCCTGACCAGCAACCTCCCCCCGGACCCCCTGACCCGCCCGGCAGCCCTCCTGGCCCACCGCCTGACGACGGGCCTCCCCCCGCTTCCCCCCTACCGCACCCCCGAACCACCCCCACCGGTCCGCCACCCCCTCCAGACCTGCGAAACCTGCGACCGAGCCTTCCGATCCCCCGATCCCGGCCACTGCCGCGACTGCCGGACCGGCGTGCTGGAGGCCGCGTAA
- a CDS encoding MarR family winged helix-turn-helix transcriptional regulator, whose product MSRQDTAPGASAAIGAALYSLATRAARRLPRDMSLTSAATLATLDRTGPRRVTDLAAVEGVTQPAMTALVRVLEESGLVERRDDPSDKRVKLVCLTEAGASYVRARRQAGVHAFERLIGKLTGDEIEALAAALPALRHLAELESQDREERKR is encoded by the coding sequence ATGAGTCGTCAAGACACCGCTCCTGGCGCGTCCGCCGCCATCGGGGCAGCCCTCTACAGCCTGGCCACCAGGGCCGCGAGGCGCCTGCCCCGGGACATGAGCCTGACGTCCGCCGCCACCCTGGCCACCCTGGACCGGACCGGCCCGCGGCGCGTCACCGATCTGGCCGCGGTCGAGGGCGTCACCCAGCCCGCGATGACCGCCCTGGTCCGGGTGCTGGAGGAGTCCGGCCTGGTCGAACGGCGGGACGACCCGTCCGACAAGCGGGTCAAGCTGGTGTGCCTGACCGAGGCCGGCGCCTCCTATGTCCGGGCGCGCCGCCAGGCGGGCGTCCACGCGTTCGAACGGTTGATCGGCAAGCTCACCGGCGACGAGATCGAGGCGCTGGCGGCGGCCCTTCCGGCGCTGAGGCATCTGGCAGAACTCGAAAGCCAGGACCGCGAAGAGCGGAAGCGGTGA
- a CDS encoding DUF1330 domain-containing protein — protein MPKGYWVSVYRTISDPEKLAAYNKLARLAVEAGGGRTFVLGGRVEAYDAGIAERTVLVEFDSYEQAVATRESAAYQEALAALADGVERDFRIVEGID, from the coding sequence ATGCCCAAGGGCTACTGGGTCAGCGTCTACCGCACCATTTCGGACCCCGAGAAGCTGGCCGCCTACAACAAGCTCGCCCGCCTGGCCGTCGAGGCCGGGGGCGGCCGGACCTTCGTCCTCGGCGGTCGGGTCGAGGCGTACGACGCCGGAATCGCCGAGCGCACCGTCCTGGTCGAGTTCGACAGCTACGAGCAGGCCGTCGCGACGCGCGAGAGCGCGGCCTACCAGGAGGCGCTGGCCGCCCTCGCCGACGGCGTCGAACGCGACTTCCGCATAGTCGAAGGCATCGACTGA
- a CDS encoding ATP-binding protein: MNQEMGAPENHLTGHIPTFDIRLSPTPRGARLARLLAEQHLRSWGLPVEQVTQIVAELAANAVTHGRVPGRDFQLLIYVVGHTLRIEVTDTRDDRLPRLRLPSEDGEAGRGLLLVEALADRWGVAVGRRPRKTVWAEVTLPHRDPADRAPVTRAAIPQGTPG; encoded by the coding sequence GTGAACCAAGAAATGGGTGCCCCTGAAAATCACCTCACCGGCCACATCCCCACCTTCGACATCCGGCTGTCCCCCACACCCCGCGGTGCCCGACTCGCCCGGCTGCTCGCCGAACAGCATCTGCGCTCGTGGGGGCTGCCGGTGGAGCAGGTGACGCAGATCGTCGCCGAGCTGGCCGCGAACGCCGTCACGCACGGTCGCGTACCCGGCCGGGACTTCCAGCTCCTGATCTACGTCGTCGGCCACACGCTCCGTATCGAGGTCACCGACACCCGCGACGACCGTCTCCCCCGGCTGCGACTCCCGAGCGAGGACGGGGAGGCCGGGCGCGGACTGCTCCTCGTGGAGGCGCTGGCCGACAGGTGGGGCGTAGCCGTGGGTCGTCGCCCGCGCAAGACGGTGTGGGCCGAGGTGACCCTCCCGCACCGGGACCCGGCGGACCGTGCTCCGGTGACACGGGCGGCAATTCCCCAAGGAACACCAGGGTGA
- a CDS encoding MFS transporter: protein MTGQPVGGGAAKALPVARSEARPLVPALMFIALVVAAVGSLGTPLITSVATSFHVSLGSAQWTLTVALLSGAVATPVLGRLGAGPHRRATILATLAVVVAGSALTVLPLPFAWLLAGRAAQGIGLGLTALMMGVARDHLPEERGAAVIALISVVSIIGAGVGYPLAALLAEFGGVRAAYGLGLVVTAAALLTAWRSIPEAPEGRSAHVDVAGAVVLAAALLLVLLLAGERSLWTRHLAVAAGLAVVAVVLLCVWAVIELRGTTPLVGVRAVRHPAVAGANLAMFVGGIGMYLLLTLITRYAQTPHGAGYGFGLTTFVAGLVLVPFSVLGFVAGKLTPRLRTRIAGPLLLAGSAVVVGGGFALFAAARSDLAELFTAMGVLGFGVGGFSAAMPGVILAVTPKSETSSAMSFNYVVRSVGYSLGSAIGGLILAAGTRPGRLFPDDSAYTTAALAGLGAMAITTLTSLALARRRVSETNP from the coding sequence GTGACCGGACAGCCGGTCGGCGGGGGCGCGGCGAAGGCGTTACCGGTGGCGCGTTCCGAGGCGCGGCCGCTCGTCCCCGCCCTGATGTTCATCGCTCTGGTCGTGGCGGCGGTCGGCAGCCTCGGGACGCCGCTCATCACCAGCGTGGCGACCTCGTTCCACGTCTCGCTCGGCAGCGCGCAGTGGACGCTGACCGTCGCGCTGCTCAGCGGTGCCGTCGCCACGCCGGTCCTGGGCCGGCTCGGAGCCGGTCCGCACCGGCGGGCCACCATCCTCGCCACGCTGGCGGTCGTCGTCGCCGGCAGCGCGCTCACCGTGCTGCCGCTGCCGTTCGCGTGGCTGCTGGCAGGCCGGGCGGCCCAGGGCATCGGGCTCGGGCTGACGGCGCTGATGATGGGCGTGGCCCGGGACCACCTCCCCGAGGAGCGCGGCGCGGCCGTGATCGCCCTGATCTCGGTGGTGTCGATCATCGGGGCCGGGGTCGGCTACCCGCTGGCCGCACTGCTCGCCGAGTTCGGCGGGGTACGGGCCGCCTACGGCCTCGGCCTGGTCGTCACCGCCGCCGCCCTCCTGACCGCGTGGCGCTCCATACCCGAAGCCCCCGAAGGCCGCTCCGCCCACGTGGACGTGGCAGGCGCGGTCGTCCTGGCCGCCGCGCTGCTCCTGGTACTGCTCCTCGCCGGCGAACGGAGCCTGTGGACCCGGCACCTCGCCGTGGCGGCGGGCCTCGCCGTCGTCGCGGTGGTGCTGCTCTGCGTCTGGGCCGTCATCGAGCTGCGCGGCACCACGCCCCTGGTCGGTGTACGGGCGGTGCGGCACCCGGCGGTCGCCGGGGCGAACCTCGCCATGTTCGTCGGCGGGATCGGCATGTACCTCCTGCTCACGCTCATCACCCGGTACGCGCAGACGCCACACGGCGCCGGCTACGGCTTCGGGCTGACGACCTTCGTCGCCGGGCTCGTCCTCGTCCCGTTCTCGGTGCTCGGGTTCGTCGCCGGCAAGCTCACACCGCGGCTCCGGACGCGGATCGCCGGCCCCCTGCTCCTGGCAGGCAGCGCCGTCGTGGTCGGCGGCGGGTTCGCCCTGTTCGCGGCGGCCCGGTCGGACCTGGCCGAACTGTTCACGGCGATGGGCGTGCTCGGCTTCGGCGTCGGCGGCTTCTCGGCCGCGATGCCCGGCGTCATCCTGGCCGTCACCCCCAAGAGCGAGACGTCGAGCGCCATGAGCTTCAACTACGTCGTCCGCAGCGTCGGGTACTCCCTGGGCAGCGCCATCGGCGGCCTGATCCTCGCCGCGGGCACCCGCCCCGGCCGACTCTTCCCCGACGACAGCGCCTACACCACCGCGGCGCTGGCCGGCCTCGGCGCCATGGCGATCACGACGCTGACAAGCCTCGCTCTCGCCCGCCGACGCGTGTCCGAGACCAACCCGTAA
- a CDS encoding helix-turn-helix domain-containing protein: MSEGVDEAGWDVEPGDEIEPVVQAVGRLLKVCRESAGVSVPELAEALGYGEDMIRKIERGARIPRPEFLDNADTFLKAQGHLRAFREDMRKARYPKKVRELAELEGRAVEMLLYSNHNIHGLLQTEEYARALLRTWRPAYSPDQLERMVGARMARKSVFDRSPAPELSFVQEEVTLRRPVGDKMVLRRQLEHMLEVAQLPFVELQVMPTSRANHPGTGGRIQVLKFADGTGMGRTDGDFSGRPVSNPRQLRVLDLRYGIIRAQALPPEESLDIIEKALGEL, translated from the coding sequence ATGAGTGAGGGTGTGGACGAGGCCGGTTGGGACGTCGAGCCGGGCGACGAGATCGAGCCGGTCGTCCAGGCGGTGGGCCGACTGCTCAAGGTCTGCCGCGAGTCGGCCGGCGTGAGCGTCCCCGAACTGGCGGAGGCCCTGGGCTACGGCGAGGACATGATCCGCAAGATCGAACGCGGGGCGCGTATCCCGAGGCCCGAGTTCCTGGACAACGCGGACACGTTCCTGAAGGCCCAAGGGCATCTACGGGCCTTCCGGGAGGACATGAGGAAGGCGCGGTACCCGAAGAAGGTACGGGAGCTGGCGGAACTGGAGGGGCGGGCGGTGGAGATGCTCCTCTACAGCAACCACAACATCCACGGGCTGTTGCAGACGGAGGAGTACGCGCGAGCGCTGCTTCGCACTTGGCGCCCGGCTTACTCGCCCGACCAGTTGGAGCGCATGGTGGGTGCCAGGATGGCCCGCAAGTCCGTCTTCGACCGCTCGCCCGCACCCGAGCTGAGTTTCGTCCAGGAAGAGGTGACGCTCCGGCGTCCGGTCGGGGACAAAATGGTGCTGCGTCGGCAGCTCGAACACATGCTGGAGGTGGCCCAGTTGCCGTTCGTAGAGCTTCAGGTGATGCCGACCAGTCGCGCGAATCACCCTGGCACGGGAGGCCGCATCCAAGTGCTGAAGTTCGCTGATGGTACGGGAATGGGCCGTACCGACGGTGACTTCTCGGGTCGACCCGTCTCGAACCCGAGGCAGCTCCGCGTCCTCGACCTGCGCTATGGCATCATCCGGGCTCAGGCGCTCCCACCAGAGGAGTCTCTGGACATCATCGAGAAAGCGCTGGGAGAACTATGA
- a CDS encoding serine/threonine-protein kinase, with translation MKPLGTGDPLRLGPYRVLGVLGEGGMGKVYVGQDSDGRSAAVKVLHRHLADDPHLGQRFVREARMAQAVGSPGVARVLDAQTEGGRPWIATEFLSGPDLEDVIRAYGPLDENGVRALAAALALTLRDIHAAGLVHRDLKPANVVLTSGGPRVIDFGIARPEHGLTLTTTGQVPVTPGYGAPEQALGQRVGPAADVFSLGALLVYAASGRRAFTGSHVAAVQYEVVHGAPRMDGVPPVLQPLIGPCLAKDPAHRPAPEAIAHAFAPPPGADRVWRSGALAEEVRRRERALHELTTLPGTGVTPRGASRRRVLTALAVGGPVALAGGGAATWWFLRGSGEDPFDIPPAAATPKARLLSAEKGDYVLGQAPAPLWSRPSAIGSGSPAPLPVRDVLVVGDPKGGITAHGVVDGKPRWSAPEARAKGRFVSLSDRLIAAVDGEGTLRTFVASTGAPKWTAPAEAASVLAADAEAVYVVTRDGRLRAVGRSDARIRWTAKPGTDLGAAGTARGVAARGVLAVATEAGHVLAVDTRTGRQRWLLRDQDDDRPAITASGGTLFVSGSPYFTARRITDGKQLWRPDLRRADGTKVFWGPAAVHGPYVFAAALGAPLRFDIKDGKQSGWPYDLQQLCDPYSPLVVQGHGFWSVAVNTKEGAVNVLNVVDGPDGGSLSRDPDSMLNKTTWSFRVIKNPDDYWLTADANRVFLVDGGTLTALPVF, from the coding sequence CTGGGTACCGGAGACCCGCTCCGCCTGGGCCCGTACCGCGTCCTCGGCGTGCTCGGCGAGGGCGGCATGGGCAAGGTGTACGTGGGACAGGACAGTGACGGGCGGTCGGCCGCGGTGAAGGTCCTGCACCGCCATCTGGCGGACGATCCGCACCTCGGTCAGCGCTTCGTGCGCGAGGCCCGGATGGCCCAGGCGGTCGGCAGCCCGGGAGTGGCCAGGGTCCTGGACGCACAGACCGAGGGCGGGCGCCCGTGGATCGCGACCGAGTTCCTCAGCGGCCCGGACCTCGAAGACGTGATCCGCGCGTACGGCCCGCTGGACGAGAACGGGGTGCGCGCGCTCGCGGCGGCACTCGCGCTCACGCTGCGGGACATCCACGCCGCCGGTCTGGTGCACCGCGATCTGAAGCCGGCCAACGTGGTGCTCACCTCGGGGGGCCCGCGCGTCATCGACTTCGGCATAGCCCGCCCCGAGCACGGCCTGACCCTCACCACCACCGGGCAGGTGCCGGTCACCCCCGGGTACGGGGCGCCGGAACAGGCTCTGGGGCAGCGGGTGGGCCCGGCCGCCGACGTCTTCTCGCTGGGTGCCCTGCTGGTGTACGCGGCGAGCGGGCGACGGGCGTTCACCGGCTCGCACGTCGCCGCGGTGCAGTACGAGGTCGTCCACGGCGCACCGCGCATGGACGGGGTCCCGCCCGTCCTCCAGCCGCTCATCGGCCCGTGCCTGGCCAAGGATCCCGCGCACCGGCCCGCCCCGGAGGCGATCGCGCATGCCTTCGCCCCGCCGCCCGGCGCCGACCGCGTGTGGCGCTCCGGCGCGCTGGCCGAGGAGGTACGGCGCCGGGAACGCGCCCTGCACGAGCTGACCACCCTGCCGGGAACGGGCGTCACCCCGCGCGGGGCCTCGCGGCGCCGCGTGCTGACGGCCCTCGCGGTCGGCGGCCCGGTCGCCCTCGCCGGCGGGGGTGCGGCGACGTGGTGGTTCCTGCGCGGCAGCGGCGAGGACCCCTTCGACATCCCGCCCGCCGCCGCGACCCCGAAGGCACGCCTGCTGTCGGCGGAAAAGGGGGATTACGTCCTCGGTCAGGCACCCGCCCCGCTGTGGAGCCGCCCCTCCGCCATCGGCTCCGGCTCCCCTGCCCCGCTGCCCGTACGGGACGTCCTGGTCGTCGGCGATCCCAAGGGCGGCATCACGGCGCACGGCGTGGTGGACGGCAAACCCCGCTGGTCCGCCCCCGAAGCGAGGGCGAAAGGCCGTTTCGTCTCGCTCTCCGACCGCCTGATAGCCGCCGTGGACGGCGAGGGCACGCTGCGGACCTTCGTCGCGTCCACCGGCGCCCCCAAGTGGACGGCGCCCGCCGAGGCCGCCAGTGTCCTCGCGGCCGACGCGGAGGCGGTGTACGTCGTCACCCGGGACGGCCGACTGCGCGCGGTGGGCCGCTCCGACGCGCGGATCCGCTGGACCGCGAAGCCCGGTACGGACCTCGGTGCTGCGGGCACGGCGCGGGGCGTCGCGGCCCGGGGCGTCCTGGCCGTCGCGACGGAGGCGGGGCACGTGCTCGCCGTCGACACGCGCACCGGCCGGCAGCGGTGGCTGCTGCGCGACCAGGACGACGACAGACCGGCGATCACGGCGTCGGGCGGGACCCTGTTCGTGAGCGGCAGCCCGTACTTCACCGCCCGTCGCATCACCGACGGCAAGCAGCTGTGGCGCCCCGACCTGAGACGGGCGGACGGCACCAAGGTGTTCTGGGGCCCCGCGGCGGTCCACGGCCCCTACGTCTTCGCGGCGGCGCTCGGGGCGCCGCTCCGTTTCGACATCAAGGACGGCAAGCAGAGCGGCTGGCCCTACGACCTCCAGCAGCTGTGCGACCCGTACAGCCCGCTGGTGGTCCAGGGCCACGGCTTCTGGTCGGTCGCCGTCAACACGAAGGAGGGCGCGGTCAACGTCCTCAACGTGGTCGACGGACCGGACGGCGGCAGCCTCTCCAGGGACCCCGACTCCATGCTGAACAAGACGACCTGGAGTTTCCGCGTCATCAAGAACCCCGACGACTACTGGCTGACGGCCGACGCCAACCGCGTGTTCCTGGTGGACGGCGGCACGCTCACGGCACTACCGGTGTTCTGA